From the Euphorbia lathyris chromosome 6, ddEupLath1.1, whole genome shotgun sequence genome, one window contains:
- the LOC136233573 gene encoding plant intracellular Ras-group-related LRR protein 5-like: MAVKSSSSNEDPSPAFVQTVEEIMRLYRSLPPRPSIEEVEAAKIVIETVNAEEQLKLEEFSNQICPPDVPDELFSILQQVRKNMVLFRSHEQRKEALHLVEFDNMFQIFAGFIQKASILVSGETQKDKLVPFDDSVVDFGKGSAIIDQSFNSKREDGEFEKQGFMGLGKSSSTKGAFISGEGQPEKLSLMKVAALIENSAKTQALVLDLKGKLMDQIEWLPLSIGKLSSVTELYLSENRIMAIPPVITTLKALTKLDIHSNQLINLPDSFGDLINLTDLDLHANRLKSLPLSFGKLGSLVLLDLSSNNFTNLPETIGELTSLKVLDAGTNELDELPYTIGNCSALTELRLDFNQLRALPEAIGKLGNLEILTTHYNRIRGLPTTIGNLSNLSELDVSFNELEFIPENLCFAVSLRKLNVGNNFADLRELPRSIGNLEMLEELDISDDQIRVLPESFRLLSKLRVLRADETPLEVPPRQVAKLGAQAVVEFMAEFVAKKYEKPQPAKKKKGFWSRICLILWPFNRNSQ; this comes from the exons ATGGCTGTAAAATCCAGCTCCAGCAATGAAGACCCGTCGCCTGCTTTTGTTCAAACAGTCGAGGAAATTATGAGACTTTACCGATCGTTGCCTCCAAGGCCCTCCATTGAAGAGGTTGAAGCTGCCAAGATTGTGATTGAAACTGTCAACGCTGAAGAGCAGTTAAAACTTGAGGAATTCTCAAACCAAATATGTCCTCCAGATGTCCCCGATGAGCTCTTCTCTATCCTTCAACAGGTAAGAAAAAACATGGTTTTGTTTCGAAGCCATGAGCAGAGGAAAGAGGCTCTTCACCTGGTTGAATTTGACAACATGTTTCAAATCTTTGCTGGCTTCATTCAAAAAGCCTCAATTTTGGTTTCAGGAGAAACCCAGAAGGATAAATTGGTTCCTTTTGATGACTCAGTTGTCGATTTTGGAAAAGGAAGTGCCATTATTGACCAGAGTTTCAACAGTAAAAGGGAAGATGGAGAatttgaaaaacaaggttttatggGTTTGGGGAAGAGTTCTTCCACCAAGGGAGCTTTCATTTCAG GTGAAGGTCAACCTGAGAAATTGAGTCTAATGAAGGTTGCAGCTCTGATAGAAAATTCAGCAAAAACTCAAGCTTTAGTTCTTGATCTTAAAGGCAAATTGATGGATCAAATTGAATGGCTGCCTCTCTCAATTGGGAAATTATCTTCTGTTACTGAGTTATACTTGTCCGAAAACCGAATTATGGCAATTCCACCTGTTATTACTACCCTGAAAGCCTTAACAAAGCTTGATATCCACTCCAATCAGCTCATTAACCTTCCTGACTCGTTTGGGGATCTAATCAATCTGACCGATCTAGATCTCCACGCGAATAGGTTGAAATCCCTGCCATTGTCTTTCGGAAAGTTGGGAAGCCTTGTACTTCTTGATCTAAGCTCCAACAACTTCACTAATTTGCCAGAAACTATAGGCGAGTTGACTAGTTTGAAAGTATTGGATGCAGGAACAAATGAACTAGATGAGCTTCCATACACAATTGGAAACTGCTCGGCTCTTACCGAACTGAGACTCGATTTCAATCAACTTAGAGCTCTTCCAGAGGCAATAGGAAAACTCGGAAACTTGGAGATTCTCACTACTCATTATAACAGAATTAGAGGGTTGCCAACAACAATAGGTAACCTTTCCAATTTGAGTGAACTTGATGTTAGCTTCAACGAGCTTGAGTTCATACCCGAAAACCTGTGTTTTGCTGTTAGTCTAAGGAAATTGAATGTGGGGAACAACTTTGCCGACTTGAGAGAACTTCCGCGTTCAATTGGAAACCTTGAGATGCTTGAAGAGTTGGATATAAGTGATGATCAAATAAGAGTACTGCCTGAATCTTTCCGGTTACTGTCGAAATTACGAGTTCTCCGAGCAGATGAGACTCCTTTAGAAGTTCCACCAAGACAAGTAGCTAAATTAGGTGCTCag GCTGTTGTTGAGTTCATGGCTGAATTTGTTGCTAAGAAATATGAAAAACCCCAACcagcaaagaagaagaaaggtttCTGGAGCAGAATCTGCTTAATTTTGTGGCCATTCAACAGAAATTCTCagtaa
- the LOC136232611 gene encoding eyes absent homolog translates to MDGSSALSDQTIEDSNMEVVGRVRNVYVWDMDETLILLKSLLNGAYAEAFNGLKDVPKGVEIGTMWEKHILELCDRSFFYEDIENYNMPFLDALSRYDDRRDLADYDFDQDGFKSPHDEENKRKLAYRHRVIANKYMQGLPALLDQETMKHWNELYDLTDEYTDRWLSSARAFLGQCSSREEDLKVSLTSSDGIGNHNDTTSEDINVLVTSGSLIPSLVKCLLFRLDNLITHGNVYSSWEVGKLKCFQWIKDRFNNSNVHFCVIGDGWEECEAAQAMRWPFVQIDPRPGSSHRFPGLTLRTLGYYLAVVYGSSDAENDEGKSSSDL, encoded by the exons ATGGATGGCAGTTCAGCTCTTTCTGATCAAACTATAGAAGATTCCAATATGGAAGTTGTAGGACGAGTCAGAAATGTTTATGTTTGGGATATGGATGAGACCCTTATCCTGTTGAAATCTTTGTTGAATGGAGCTTATGCTGAGGCTTTCAATGGTTTAAAGGATGTTCCTAAGGGTGTAGAGATTGGGACGATGTGGGAGAAACACATTCTTGAACTATGCGACAGATCATTCTTTTACGAGGAT ATTGAAAACTACAATATGCCTTTTCTTGATGCCTTGAGCCGATATGATGATAGGCGAGATCTAGCTGACTATGATTTCGACCAAGATGGATTCAAATCTCCTCATGATGAAGAAAATAAGAGGAAACTTGCATACAGGCACCGAGTCATAGCCAATAAGTACATGCAG GGTTTACCTGCTCTTCTTGATCAAGAGACAATGAAACATTGGAATGAATTGTATGATTTGACTGATGAATATACAGATAGATGGCTTTCCTCAG CACGGGCTTTCTTGGGGCAATGCTCAAGTAGGGAGGAAGACCTGAAAGTTTCTCTCACCTCTTCGGATGGGATAGGCAACCACAATGATACCACATCTGAGGATATAAATGTGTTGGTGACTTCAGGATCCTTAATACCCAGCCTTGTGAAGTGTTTACTCTTTCGACTTGACAATTTGATAACACATGGAAATG TCTACAGTTCATGGGAAGTGGGGAAACTTAAATGTTTTCAGTGGATCAAGGATCGTTTCAACAATTCAAATGTTCACTTTTGTGTAATTGGGGATGGATGGGAAGAGTGTGAAGCTGCTCAGGCCATGCGATGGCCTTTTGTACAGATCGATCCCCGTCCTGGCAGCAGTCACAGATTTCCTGGTCTCACGCTTAGAACTTTAGGGTACTATCTTGCAGTTGTTTATGGTAGCTCTGAtgctgaaaatgatgaaggcAAGTCATCATCTGATCTATAA
- the LOC136233130 gene encoding uncharacterized protein: MAGIPICVECGNTSNPCRCKVVGPTVGFLAFAVAAVVEWPIGAFVYLFKHRKGRRIMGHPATVVYPSVTNAIPI; the protein is encoded by the coding sequence ATGGCCGGAATTCCGATATGCGTAGAATGTGGGAACACAAGCAACCCATGCCGGTGCAAGGTGGTGGGTCCAACAGTTGGGTTCCTGGCGTTTGCGGTGGCTGCGGTGGTGGAATGGCCGATCGGGGCGTTTGTTTACCTCTTTAAACATAGAAAAGGGCGGAGGATAATGGGGCATCCGGCTACTGTTGTTTACCCTTCTGTTACCAATGCTATCCCTATTTAG